The Thalassotalea psychrophila genome window below encodes:
- a CDS encoding NADPH-dependent 2,4-dienoyl-CoA reductase: MTLHYPNLFAPLDLGFTQLKNRILMGSMHTGLEQVGREGYARLGTFYAERAAGGVAMIITGATAVNRVGSMHGHSSEVLATTDDVVNHKQVTSAVHKAAPDCKICLQMVHNGRNAIIPEVIAPSAIHSSVMSPYPPREMTEEDIEQTLNDFTRCALLAKEAGYDGVEIIGSAGYLISSFLLSSTNKRTDQWGGSYANRMRFSLEVVRRVRAAVGEDLILIYRLATMELMENGSSWDEVVALAQSIEKLGVNIISTHFSWHEAQIPTISTRVPRAAFAQVTGRLRKRLSVPVITSNRINMPDVAEQVLKNGDADIVSMARPMLADEEFAVKAKMGRSDEINTCIGCNQACLDHIFQNKAVSCLVNPRACNETKLNYLPTNQPKNVAVIGAGPAGLACAVTAAKRGHRVTLFEAGAEIGGHFNLAKKIPGKEEFYETLRYFKRQLSLSKVEIKLNHSVSAKQLSEGDWHHIIVATGIHARTPDIEGINHPKVISYTEAISGSKMIGKSVAIIGAGGIGFDIAELASHKGTSASVDIDVFAREWGIDFVNHPRGGITGVKPQVEVADREIYLLQRKLSKPGSTLGATTGWAHKVSLKRKGVNMLAGVQYNKIDDHGLHIKIKDESRILNVDTIIICAGQRSERSLYDKLVANNNGSTPASLSNIHLIGGADLAVEIDAKRAIAQGFQLAAEI, encoded by the coding sequence ATGACTTTGCATTACCCAAACTTATTTGCTCCACTTGACTTGGGGTTTACCCAGTTAAAAAATCGTATTCTTATGGGCTCGATGCACACCGGGCTCGAACAAGTCGGTCGTGAAGGTTATGCCCGCCTTGGCACTTTTTACGCTGAGCGCGCCGCTGGAGGAGTTGCAATGATTATCACCGGTGCCACTGCAGTTAACCGTGTAGGTTCTATGCATGGGCACTCAAGTGAAGTCCTGGCTACTACCGATGACGTTGTAAATCATAAACAAGTCACATCAGCCGTTCATAAGGCAGCGCCGGATTGTAAAATTTGTTTGCAGATGGTTCATAACGGCCGTAATGCAATAATTCCCGAAGTTATCGCACCTTCGGCTATTCATTCTTCAGTAATGAGCCCCTACCCTCCAAGAGAAATGACTGAAGAAGACATCGAACAAACACTTAATGATTTTACCCGCTGTGCATTACTGGCTAAAGAAGCTGGTTATGATGGCGTTGAAATCATCGGTTCTGCCGGTTATTTGATCAGCTCATTTTTACTAAGTTCTACCAATAAACGAACCGATCAATGGGGAGGCAGTTATGCAAATCGAATGCGTTTTTCTCTTGAGGTTGTGCGCAGAGTGCGTGCTGCGGTAGGCGAAGATTTAATCCTGATTTATCGTCTTGCGACCATGGAATTAATGGAAAACGGTAGCTCTTGGGATGAAGTGGTAGCATTAGCACAATCAATTGAAAAACTTGGTGTTAATATCATTAGTACCCATTTTTCGTGGCACGAGGCTCAAATACCAACAATTTCTACCCGTGTACCACGAGCCGCCTTTGCCCAGGTAACTGGACGATTACGTAAAAGATTATCGGTGCCGGTTATCACCAGTAATCGCATCAATATGCCCGATGTAGCTGAACAGGTACTTAAAAATGGTGATGCCGATATCGTTTCTATGGCACGACCTATGTTAGCCGATGAAGAATTTGCTGTTAAAGCTAAAATGGGCAGAAGTGATGAAATTAATACTTGTATAGGCTGTAATCAAGCGTGTTTGGATCATATATTTCAAAATAAAGCTGTCAGTTGCCTGGTAAACCCTAGGGCCTGTAATGAAACAAAGTTGAATTACCTACCAACAAACCAGCCAAAAAATGTTGCCGTTATTGGCGCCGGCCCTGCCGGTTTAGCTTGTGCAGTAACCGCAGCAAAACGAGGTCACAGGGTAACATTGTTTGAAGCCGGTGCTGAGATTGGTGGACATTTTAACTTGGCCAAAAAGATCCCGGGGAAAGAAGAATTTTATGAAACTTTACGTTACTTTAAACGCCAACTTTCACTGAGCAAAGTAGAAATTAAACTTAATCATTCGGTCAGTGCTAAGCAGCTATCGGAGGGTGATTGGCATCATATAATTGTAGCAACAGGCATCCACGCCAGAACTCCTGACATTGAAGGTATAAATCATCCAAAAGTGATCAGTTATACCGAAGCTATCTCGGGCAGTAAAATGATCGGTAAATCAGTTGCAATCATTGGTGCTGGCGGTATTGGTTTCGATATCGCAGAGTTAGCTAGTCATAAAGGAACTTCGGCAAGTGTAGATATTGATGTTTTTGCTCGTGAATGGGGTATAGATTTCGTCAATCATCCTCGTGGTGGTATCACCGGGGTAAAACCGCAAGTTGAAGTGGCTGACCGAGAAATTTATTTACTGCAACGTAAATTAAGCAAGCCAGGCTCAACGTTAGGGGCAACCACGGGATGGGCTCATAAAGTTAGTCTAAAACGCAAAGGTGTTAATATGTTGGCAGGTGTTCAATATAACAAAATTGATGACCATGGTTTGCATATCAAGATCAAAGATGAGTCACGTATACTAAATGTAGATACTATTATTATTTGCGCTGGCCAACGTTCTGAGCGTAGTTTGTATGACAAATTAGTAGCCAATAACAACGGTTCAACACCTGCCTCACTGTCTAATATTCATTTAATTGGAGGGGCAGATCTAGCAGTAGAAATTGATGCTAAGCGGGCAATTGCTCAAGGTTTCCAGTTGGCTGCTGAAATTTAA
- a CDS encoding helix-turn-helix transcriptional regulator, whose translation MDDQQAGVEFSASTGQRLEDLLDHIAEELQATKEKSCFYRLNERYGHGVLEGFDIAPGLEIVRWQTDIKEPFSISRASEQGDIMWSILLTASQSLQVSESSESVVNSACSAYVYNSPMEVSLFGAKLGPIKMILIRLQPQFWLNLPAQTMEKNAQLFGEHDPMFKAFQLNEDLSLQFQQLLDKKNEEFLDDWQTLISSLNICNHVFSQLAQRKSMPKIKNTDITLLHQGATLMLADLKRPLSIEQICSQIGMGRDKFRRLFHQVYDLTPYQYFQQHRLLKAQMLISQGKCSVTQAGYQIGYNHLGHFSSAYKKQFGILPKDTFK comes from the coding sequence ATGGATGATCAACAAGCAGGCGTTGAATTTTCGGCAAGTACCGGCCAAAGACTGGAAGATTTATTGGATCACATCGCTGAAGAATTACAAGCAACCAAAGAGAAAAGTTGTTTTTATCGTCTAAACGAACGATATGGTCATGGCGTGCTTGAGGGCTTTGACATTGCACCCGGTTTGGAGATAGTGCGCTGGCAAACCGATATAAAGGAACCTTTTTCAATTAGCCGAGCAAGTGAACAAGGCGACATCATGTGGTCAATATTATTAACCGCATCACAAAGCTTACAAGTGTCAGAGTCATCAGAGTCTGTAGTTAACAGCGCATGCTCTGCCTATGTTTACAATAGCCCGATGGAGGTAAGTTTATTTGGTGCAAAGCTTGGCCCGATAAAAATGATTTTAATCCGTTTACAACCACAATTCTGGCTCAACTTGCCCGCCCAGACAATGGAAAAAAATGCACAACTATTTGGCGAACATGATCCAATGTTTAAAGCATTTCAGCTTAATGAAGACTTATCATTACAGTTTCAACAATTACTGGATAAAAAAAATGAAGAGTTTTTAGACGATTGGCAAACTCTTATCTCAAGCTTGAACATATGCAACCATGTATTTAGTCAATTAGCGCAACGTAAGTCCATGCCAAAAATTAAAAATACTGACATAACGTTGTTGCATCAAGGCGCGACTCTGATGTTAGCAGATCTAAAACGGCCATTGTCTATCGAACAAATTTGTTCTCAAATAGGTATGGGCCGAGATAAATTCAGACGCTTATTTCATCAAGTATATGATTTGACTCCTTACCAGTATTTTCAACAACACCGTTTGCTAAAAGCTCAGATGTTAATTAGCCAAGGGAAATGTTCGGTTACTCAGGCAGGATATCAAATTGGATATAATCATTTGGGTCATTTCTCAAGTGCCTATAAAAAACAATTCGGCATATTACCCAAAGATACTTTTAAATAA